In Chitinophaga sp. HK235, a single window of DNA contains:
- a CDS encoding DUF4349 domain-containing protein, whose protein sequence is MRLLYRYAVLPAVVLAACSQSNSPNSSTRVAEDETSKYIATADSTGFSNDISSLTSPSRKRVRTADVRCRVSDVFTASTRMERTVAGLQGVVVESTMKNKYNGQYELPYTADSLKRMQLYTPTANLTLRVPVAHLDSVVSTLTSMAAFIDYRVLTDKDYTLSYLSNSLKNDRAGQSTGKTVPDKKSTALDIAKYEDQKTETKVDRSIANLQILDDVAYATFTVELFQSEVASVETVINPRRIARAGFGTELLNAVREGSSLLRDLLLFFVQIWPLLILAVLGWFGYKRYRTYRLK, encoded by the coding sequence ATGCGTTTACTATACCGTTATGCAGTGCTACCTGCAGTGGTTCTTGCTGCCTGTAGCCAATCGAATTCCCCTAATTCCTCTACCCGCGTTGCCGAAGATGAAACATCTAAATATATAGCCACCGCAGATTCCACCGGTTTTTCCAATGATATTTCCTCGTTAACCTCTCCATCCAGAAAACGCGTACGAACAGCAGATGTGCGTTGCAGGGTATCAGATGTTTTTACTGCCTCCACCCGTATGGAGCGTACTGTAGCAGGTTTGCAGGGAGTGGTGGTAGAAAGCACGATGAAAAATAAATACAACGGTCAGTATGAATTGCCATATACAGCTGATTCCCTGAAGCGGATGCAGTTGTATACGCCTACAGCTAATCTTACCTTGCGCGTACCGGTGGCTCATCTGGATTCGGTAGTGAGCACACTTACGTCCATGGCTGCTTTCATCGATTACCGGGTGCTTACCGATAAAGACTATACGTTGTCATATCTGTCTAATTCATTAAAGAATGACAGAGCGGGCCAGTCCACCGGAAAGACAGTGCCTGATAAAAAATCCACCGCACTGGATATTGCGAAATACGAAGATCAGAAAACGGAAACAAAGGTAGACAGGAGTATCGCTAACCTGCAAATACTCGATGATGTAGCTTATGCCACCTTTACAGTAGAGCTGTTTCAATCTGAAGTAGCGAGTGTGGAAACGGTGATCAACCCCCGCCGCATTGCCCGCGCAGGATTTGGTACAGAGCTGCTGAATGCTGTCCGCGAAGGCTCCTCCCTGTTACGTGATCTGCTGCTGTTTTTTGTGCAGATATGGCCCCTGCTGATTTTAGCTGTACTCGGATGGTTTGGTTACAAACGTTACCGGACATATCGTCTTAAATAG
- a CDS encoding 7-cyano-7-deazaguanine reductase, with protein MTTMIKKLYQQIDLTILKALPNPSREKYEMKIKVPEFTFLGVHEQPDFAKLYITFYPKGKIIELKSLKQYVYHLRDIIVSYERLINIMYDHMMEVYEPDRLRVTLICNPRGGISSKLVIDSDWKDRGGEEKYKDYPERDEEWGILM; from the coding sequence ATGACCACCATGATCAAAAAGCTCTATCAGCAGATAGATCTGACTATCCTGAAGGCATTACCCAACCCGTCCAGGGAGAAGTATGAAATGAAGATTAAAGTGCCGGAGTTCACTTTCCTCGGGGTACATGAGCAGCCCGACTTCGCCAAGCTGTACATTACTTTTTATCCTAAGGGCAAAATCATTGAGCTGAAGTCGCTCAAACAGTATGTGTACCATCTGCGCGACATCATCGTATCTTATGAGCGGTTGATCAATATCATGTACGACCATATGATGGAGGTGTATGAGCCCGACCGTTTGAGGGTGACGCTGATCTGTAATCCCCGTGGTGGTATCAGTTCCAAACTGGTGATCGATTCCGACTGGAAAGACAGGGGAGGAGAGGAAAAATACAAGGATTATCCGGAGCGGGATGAGGAATGGGGTATTTTAATGTAA
- a CDS encoding lysophospholipid acyltransferase family protein, producing the protein MATNYKTSVYTGITYRIIYFLLYKVMRYRYTEVIQNLSRSFPEKSYEEIKRIALEFYRHFSRLFAEIPVLMMLPRGRVAKRLVLEGATLVEQYQAEGRPVIIMLGHYGNWECLSLLPALLRCRVYGVFKPLSNRFFDRLMKKIRSRFGLQLLSMEEVPRHMLQRRLPPGAYIFVSDQSPPHCKHIVDFLHQPTSVITGTERLARATNAVVLYAVLHKTKACQWKMSLSLITEEPVNTAPFEITHIFNARLEDDIRQRPAYWLWTHRRWKNNLSAI; encoded by the coding sequence ATGGCCACAAACTACAAGACATCGGTATACACAGGGATAACTTACCGTATCATTTATTTCCTGTTGTACAAGGTGATGCGTTACCGTTATACAGAAGTGATTCAGAATCTTTCCAGGTCGTTTCCGGAGAAGTCCTATGAGGAGATTAAACGGATTGCACTGGAGTTTTACCGTCATTTCAGCCGATTGTTTGCAGAGATACCCGTATTGATGATGCTACCCAGGGGCAGGGTTGCAAAACGGCTGGTATTGGAGGGGGCGACGCTGGTAGAACAGTATCAGGCCGAGGGCCGGCCTGTTATCATTATGCTGGGGCATTACGGCAACTGGGAATGTTTGTCTTTATTACCGGCTTTGCTGCGATGCAGGGTTTACGGGGTATTCAAACCACTCAGCAACCGTTTTTTTGACCGGCTGATGAAAAAGATACGTTCCCGTTTCGGGCTGCAGCTGCTTTCTATGGAAGAGGTGCCGCGGCATATGCTGCAACGGCGGCTGCCACCGGGAGCTTATATTTTTGTGTCAGACCAGTCGCCTCCTCACTGCAAACATATTGTAGACTTCCTGCATCAGCCTACCTCCGTGATCACAGGCACGGAGCGGCTGGCCAGGGCCACCAATGCTGTAGTGTTATATGCTGTGCTCCATAAAACCAAAGCATGCCAGTGGAAAATGTCTTTATCGCTGATAACGGAAGAGCCCGTAAATACAGCACCTTTTGAGATCACCCATATTTTTAACGCCCGCCTGGAGGACGACATCCGTCAGCGTCCTGCCTACTGGCTATGGACACACCGGCGCTGGAAAAACAATCTTTCTGCTATATGA
- a CDS encoding MBL fold metallo-hydrolase: protein MSLFITSLNSGSNGNCYYVGNDQEAVLIDAGISCRETEKRMARLGLSMTKVKAIFISHEHSDHIRGVTVLAKKHQLPVYITQSTMAGGNLALQRVMSFNAYQPVQIGELSITAFPKHHDAVEPHSFIVTGNGVNIGVFTDIGAPCEHLLHHFRQCHAAFLEANYDEQMLEQGRYPYYLKNRIRGGKGHLSNRQALEIFTSHRPPFMTHLLLSHLSQDNNNPSLVQDLFDQHANGTRIIVASRHAETAVFQVKATSSVENAVTMP from the coding sequence ATGTCACTTTTTATCACGTCATTGAATTCGGGAAGCAACGGTAACTGTTATTATGTCGGAAACGATCAGGAAGCGGTATTAATAGATGCAGGCATCTCCTGCCGGGAAACGGAGAAACGTATGGCCCGCCTGGGCCTGTCGATGACGAAAGTGAAAGCCATCTTTATCTCCCACGAACATTCAGATCATATCAGAGGGGTAACCGTGCTGGCCAAAAAACATCAGCTGCCGGTATACATCACACAGAGCACGATGGCAGGCGGCAATCTGGCACTGCAGCGGGTCATGTCATTTAATGCCTATCAGCCGGTGCAGATAGGCGAACTGTCCATCACCGCTTTCCCCAAACACCATGATGCCGTAGAGCCACACAGTTTTATTGTGACCGGCAACGGTGTCAACATCGGGGTATTTACAGATATCGGTGCACCCTGCGAACATTTGCTGCATCATTTCCGGCAATGCCATGCCGCTTTTTTAGAAGCCAACTACGATGAGCAGATGCTGGAGCAGGGCAGATATCCCTACTATCTGAAAAACCGCATCCGTGGCGGGAAAGGGCATCTTTCCAACCGGCAGGCACTGGAGATATTCACCAGCCACCGCCCACCGTTTATGACACATCTGCTGTTGTCACATCTCTCTCAGGACAACAACAATCCTTCACTGGTACAGGACCTTTTTGATCAGCATGCCAACGGCACCCGGATCATTGTGGCCTCCCGCCATGCCGAAACAGCCGTGTTTCAGGTGAAAGCTACCAGCTCCGTGGAAAATGCTGTAACAATGCCGTGA
- a CDS encoding PA2169 family four-helix-bundle protein has product MDTTHETIEILNDLISINNDRINGYEKALKDTKSNDADLKPLFTHMIDESRTLRNALGKEVQGLGGEMGKGSTASGRLFRAWMDVKAVFTGHDRQSVLSNCEAGEDAAQRAYMDALQDGHLPHYLQEMLAQQQSTLRSERDRIHSLRSRD; this is encoded by the coding sequence ATGGATACCACACATGAAACCATAGAGATTCTGAACGATCTCATCAGCATTAACAACGACCGGATTAACGGTTACGAAAAAGCCCTGAAGGATACCAAGTCCAATGATGCCGACCTGAAACCCCTTTTCACACATATGATAGATGAAAGCCGTACACTGAGAAACGCATTGGGCAAGGAAGTGCAGGGCCTTGGCGGTGAGATGGGAAAAGGCTCCACTGCCAGCGGCCGTTTGTTCAGGGCCTGGATGGACGTAAAAGCGGTCTTTACCGGACACGACAGACAAAGCGTGCTGTCTAACTGTGAAGCCGGAGAAGATGCCGCCCAGCGTGCCTATATGGATGCCTTACAAGATGGTCACCTGCCTCACTATCTCCAGGAGATGCTTGCTCAACAGCAATCTACCCTCAGATCAGAGCGGGATAGAATTCATTCACTTCGTTCCCGGGACTAA
- a CDS encoding cold-shock protein, with amino-acid sequence MAKSQGNFNKKESEKKKQQKQKEKQEKREERQANNKKGKSLEDMMAYIDEDGNITSTPPDPSKKKEVNLEDIQIGVARQTETEEQDPIHNGVVTFFNESKGYGFIKDQKTQESIFVHVNGLLDRVKEHSKVTFEVEMGHKGPNAVRVKLVK; translated from the coding sequence ATGGCTAAATCACAGGGAAACTTCAACAAAAAAGAATCTGAAAAGAAAAAACAGCAAAAGCAGAAAGAAAAACAAGAGAAAAGAGAGGAAAGGCAGGCCAATAACAAAAAAGGAAAGAGTTTAGAAGATATGATGGCCTATATCGATGAAGACGGAAACATTACATCTACCCCTCCGGACCCCAGCAAAAAGAAAGAAGTCAATCTGGAAGATATCCAGATTGGTGTTGCCCGACAGACCGAAACCGAGGAACAGGATCCTATTCATAACGGTGTAGTGACCTTCTTCAACGAAAGCAAAGGTTATGGCTTTATCAAGGACCAGAAAACACAGGAAAGCATATTCGTGCATGTGAATGGATTGCTGGACCGTGTTAAAGAACACTCAAAAGTAACATTTGAAGTGGAAATGGGCCATAAGGGGCCTAACGCCGTACGCGTGAAACTGGTGAAATAG
- the lgt gene encoding prolipoprotein diacylglyceryl transferase, with product MMLLFIRWNISPEIFRIDGFAFRYYSLAFLLAFLASYRIMAYMLDREGKSRAILDRLLIYVVAGTIIGARLGHCLFYEFGYYRHHLLEIVLPFRWGSAGIEWTGYQGLASHGGAIGILVATGWFAHRYKLSWIWLLDRLAVVVPLAGGLVRIGNFFNAEIVGLPSQLPWAVIFERVDDIPRHPAQLYEAACYFIIFALLISLYKKNKAARQPGYLFGLLLILVFSARFLIEFIKENQEAFENGHLLNMGQLLSLPLIAAGFYFLRFYNRQHDKK from the coding sequence ATGATGTTGTTATTTATCCGCTGGAATATTTCACCGGAAATATTCCGTATCGATGGTTTTGCCTTCCGGTACTATAGCCTGGCATTTCTATTGGCCTTTCTGGCCAGTTACCGGATCATGGCGTATATGCTGGACCGTGAAGGGAAAAGCCGGGCCATACTGGACCGCTTGCTGATATATGTGGTGGCGGGCACCATCATCGGTGCGCGGCTGGGGCATTGCCTGTTTTACGAATTCGGCTATTACCGGCATCATCTCCTGGAAATCGTACTGCCATTCCGGTGGGGGAGCGCTGGTATCGAATGGACCGGCTATCAGGGACTGGCCAGCCATGGCGGCGCCATCGGCATTCTGGTGGCAACGGGTTGGTTTGCCCACCGGTACAAACTATCCTGGATATGGCTGCTCGACAGACTGGCAGTAGTGGTGCCATTGGCGGGTGGACTGGTTCGTATAGGCAACTTTTTTAATGCAGAAATTGTGGGGCTGCCTTCACAACTGCCATGGGCGGTGATCTTTGAACGAGTAGACGATATCCCCCGTCATCCGGCCCAGTTATATGAAGCAGCCTGTTATTTTATCATCTTCGCGTTACTCATCTCCCTATATAAAAAAAATAAAGCAGCCAGGCAACCGGGGTATTTATTCGGATTATTGCTGATATTAGTGTTTAGCGCGCGTTTCCTGATAGAATTCATCAAAGAAAACCAGGAGGCTTTCGAAAACGGGCATCTGTTGAACATGGGTCAGCTCCTGAGTTTACCGCTGATTGCTGCGGGCTTTTATTTCTTACGTTTTTATAATCGTCAACATGACAAAAAATAA
- a CDS encoding helix-turn-helix transcriptional regulator → MGTTFRDNNGDILHVENKTMQLNELMRTTDREARLPFWDIRYRQHYSDGIHVGQCTLNVHQDINVSSGLDTPIPGLVFLQQGRLTTTAHNSNTTYQFTPGRHSLLTNPYNPRESIFYQQENLQLLVISFVPERFLQLAENAGPALYKMADNMVNGQTDTALSNLPVTPEMQQIIREINACRFEGGLKDLFLQAKSIELLILQCEQFEKQTDTSPKKRKLSETDIRKIHAARECLLANIQHPPSLAQLARQTGLNEFKLKTGFKEVFNNTVFGYFKEHRLGIAYQLLKKGELPVTEVAYEAGYTTVQHFSNEFSKQYGIRPSLVD, encoded by the coding sequence ATGGGGACTACCTTTAGAGACAACAACGGCGATATCCTTCACGTGGAAAACAAAACCATGCAACTCAATGAACTGATGCGAACCACAGACAGAGAGGCACGGCTGCCTTTCTGGGATATCCGCTATCGTCAGCATTATTCCGATGGCATACACGTAGGACAATGCACTTTAAACGTACATCAGGATATTAATGTCAGCAGCGGACTGGACACGCCTATTCCCGGACTGGTGTTCCTGCAACAGGGACGCCTCACGACTACTGCGCATAACAGTAATACCACCTATCAGTTCACACCAGGGCGACATAGCCTCCTCACCAATCCTTATAATCCCAGGGAAAGTATTTTTTATCAGCAGGAAAACCTGCAGTTACTGGTGATCAGTTTTGTGCCGGAACGTTTTCTGCAACTGGCCGAAAACGCTGGACCAGCTCTTTATAAAATGGCCGACAACATGGTAAACGGACAAACCGATACTGCACTCAGTAATCTCCCGGTCACGCCAGAGATGCAGCAAATCATCCGGGAAATCAATGCCTGCCGCTTCGAAGGCGGACTCAAAGACTTGTTTCTCCAGGCTAAATCCATAGAGTTGCTGATCCTGCAATGCGAACAATTTGAAAAACAGACTGATACCTCCCCTAAAAAAAGAAAGCTATCGGAAACGGATATACGAAAAATACATGCCGCCAGGGAATGCCTGTTGGCCAATATACAGCATCCGCCTTCCCTGGCGCAGCTGGCAAGGCAAACAGGGCTGAATGAATTTAAACTGAAGACAGGATTTAAGGAAGTATTTAATAATACAGTGTTTGGCTATTTTAAGGAGCACCGGCTCGGTATAGCCTATCAGCTGCTCAAAAAAGGAGAGCTGCCAGTGACGGAAGTGGCCTATGAAGCAGGGTATACCACTGTGCAGCATTTCAGCAATGAGTTCAGCAAACAATACGGGATACGTCCTTCGCTGGTGGATTAG
- a CDS encoding FecR family protein, which yields MSDQLFETLFKDYMNGTLGASGLQQFRQMARDRKNRLLLSRLLEEAFSNPTYAEAADYDASEMAAEILLKARQQDQVLSLLPPTRKPPVFRPWFKYAAAAALFGCLVAGTWKFTGKRHPARQVLATNQPAIPGKAHPILILGDGSSISLDSVSNGTITQQGGSRIVKLSNGQVAYQPASTANGSTVYNTMQTPHGCMYQLTLPDGSHVWLNAASSIRYPTTFPANSRQVAVTGEAYFDIAKDEHKPFTVTANGIQIQVLGTAFNVMAYPDENTLQTTLIQGAININTSKTRQLLQPGEQASIGHTTGQLSITRPNLDEVLSWKNGEFYFRDTNIKTIMRQVARWYNVEVQYEGDMTGLSLSGIISRNGDIQQLLKALELTKIVRFRMKDRIIFVSQG from the coding sequence ATGTCCGACCAATTATTTGAAACGCTGTTCAAAGATTATATGAACGGAACGCTCGGTGCGTCGGGGCTACAGCAGTTCCGGCAGATGGCCCGCGACCGGAAGAACAGACTCCTGCTCTCCCGCTTGCTGGAAGAAGCATTCAGTAACCCCACCTACGCAGAAGCAGCAGATTACGACGCCAGCGAGATGGCCGCCGAAATTCTACTCAAAGCCCGGCAACAGGATCAGGTATTATCCCTGCTCCCACCAACCCGCAAACCACCCGTGTTCAGACCCTGGTTTAAATACGCCGCAGCAGCAGCCCTTTTCGGTTGCCTGGTAGCAGGCACCTGGAAATTCACCGGTAAAAGGCATCCCGCCAGACAAGTGCTGGCCACCAACCAACCCGCCATTCCCGGAAAAGCACATCCCATCCTGATACTCGGCGACGGCTCCAGCATATCACTGGACAGCGTATCCAACGGCACCATCACACAACAGGGAGGCTCCCGCATCGTAAAGCTCTCAAACGGACAAGTAGCCTATCAGCCTGCATCCACCGCTAACGGCAGCACCGTCTACAACACCATGCAAACACCGCATGGCTGTATGTATCAGCTCACCCTGCCCGATGGATCCCACGTATGGCTTAACGCTGCATCCTCCATCCGCTACCCCACCACCTTTCCTGCCAACAGCCGCCAGGTAGCGGTAACCGGAGAAGCCTACTTCGATATTGCCAAAGATGAACACAAACCCTTTACCGTCACCGCCAACGGCATACAGATACAAGTACTCGGCACCGCCTTCAACGTAATGGCATACCCCGATGAAAACACACTACAGACGACCCTCATACAAGGCGCCATTAATATCAACACCAGCAAAACCAGACAGCTGCTGCAGCCCGGCGAACAAGCCTCCATCGGCCATACCACCGGACAACTCAGCATCACCCGGCCCAACCTCGACGAAGTACTCAGCTGGAAAAACGGTGAATTCTATTTCCGCGATACCAACATAAAAACCATCATGCGGCAGGTAGCCCGCTGGTATAATGTAGAAGTACAATATGAAGGCGATATGACAGGCCTCTCCCTCTCCGGCATCATCTCCCGGAACGGAGACATCCAACAGCTGCTGAAAGCACTGGAGCTGACAAAAATCGTTCGCTTCCGTATGAAGGATCGAATCATTTTCGTCTCCCAGGGCTGA
- a CDS encoding patatin-like phospholipase family protein: MHPLLRNLLSIASHLLKSIWLFFPGIIFLLFIIFISWSMDQGKDVIVAYTENTYHERIIFFLAIGFWVYVSWYSSRIISYIKKARQIMDIQDQAMISKTAATADYNNYSDRFPISKPFLDAFPRLLGNCCFLLLELALLQSPVLYYPLSNTVSWLVFAAALTGLYFLPRPLNKLSLQPAFPKVFLILLIAWLTVTVATSFIPHISILLLLALLVLLHALFLLYTHLRRVELDIYARKSLLPSHTLLDDVMEYFYIPRSEKGFFRLFIIIGCAALVVYVGAIFSLGFARRLGPFPFLLLAFGMLLLFGNIITALSVRYRISLHFLLLIMALIFGLKETHYVKLTTAQNGNHYHQRPSLDTYLRAWLDSRPVTTDSTYDIYFVLANGGASRSAYWTAAVLGEIEDASIRDHPADRFSHHLFCLSGTSGGGVGVASFFALLRDKTRQQPLYARSAMTYLKQDYFSYTFARMLGPDFFRYIIRTSRSGDRAAALEESFENSTQIAGDSLYRVPFDEALSSFPAMQADTVLMPVLCINTTRMQDGNPGVVTNLQLNADVFNSRVDVLSLLRHDSDITITSGALLGARFPYLSPAGRIQDQYFVDGGYFDNSGAGIIQEIIRGIINIGEDDRHQHGDTSRLYQQISHLHFKVLHITNSAVIPGEDHFRSVAPVINDLFAPVFTVAGAYGMQTTVNDKRLIHYISDINDYYYKRASYIQIPLYKDSLEWQHDPLRERFPKGEPSYTMNWCMSDTTIRRINQRLKNNTALTAIINDMKK; this comes from the coding sequence ATGCACCCGCTACTGAGAAACCTGCTCAGCATTGCTTCACACCTCCTGAAGTCAATCTGGTTGTTCTTCCCCGGAATCATCTTTTTACTGTTCATCATTTTCATCAGCTGGTCAATGGACCAGGGCAAGGACGTGATTGTAGCTTACACGGAAAACACTTATCATGAGAGGATCATCTTTTTTCTGGCAATAGGCTTTTGGGTTTATGTCAGCTGGTATTCTTCCCGAATCATTTCCTACATAAAAAAAGCAAGGCAGATCATGGACATACAGGATCAGGCCATGATCAGCAAAACAGCTGCCACTGCTGATTACAACAATTACAGTGACCGCTTTCCCATCAGCAAACCGTTTCTCGATGCGTTTCCGCGGCTGCTGGGCAACTGCTGCTTTCTGTTGCTGGAGCTGGCCCTGCTGCAATCGCCGGTATTGTATTATCCGCTCAGTAACACGGTATCCTGGCTGGTTTTCGCCGCTGCGCTGACCGGACTTTATTTTCTTCCCCGACCACTCAACAAGTTGTCGTTACAACCAGCTTTCCCGAAAGTGTTTCTGATACTGCTGATCGCCTGGCTGACAGTTACCGTTGCCACCAGTTTTATTCCGCATATCAGCATTCTGTTGCTGCTCGCCCTGCTGGTGCTGCTACATGCCCTTTTCCTCCTGTATACGCATCTGCGGCGGGTAGAACTGGACATCTACGCCCGTAAGAGCCTGCTGCCTTCCCATACCCTGCTCGACGATGTGATGGAATACTTTTATATTCCCCGCTCAGAAAAAGGGTTCTTCCGTTTGTTTATTATCATCGGATGTGCGGCACTGGTTGTTTATGTAGGCGCCATCTTCAGCCTGGGCTTTGCCAGGAGACTGGGGCCATTCCCCTTTCTGTTGCTCGCATTCGGCATGTTGTTGTTATTTGGCAACATCATCACGGCACTGTCTGTGCGTTACCGCATCAGCCTTCATTTTCTGTTGCTGATAATGGCCCTGATTTTTGGGTTGAAGGAAACACATTACGTGAAACTGACAACGGCTCAAAACGGCAACCATTACCATCAAAGACCGTCACTGGACACCTATCTGCGTGCCTGGCTGGACAGCCGGCCTGTAACGACAGACAGCACCTATGATATTTATTTTGTGTTGGCCAACGGCGGCGCTTCCCGCTCTGCCTACTGGACCGCGGCTGTGCTGGGAGAGATTGAAGATGCCAGTATACGCGACCATCCGGCTGACCGCTTTTCCCATCACCTCTTTTGCCTTTCCGGCACCTCCGGTGGTGGTGTAGGTGTAGCCTCCTTCTTTGCCCTGCTGAGAGACAAAACACGGCAGCAGCCACTGTATGCCAGGTCTGCCATGACTTATCTCAAACAGGATTATTTCAGTTACACATTTGCACGGATGCTGGGCCCCGACTTCTTCCGTTATATCATCCGCACCTCACGCTCCGGCGACAGAGCTGCGGCCCTGGAAGAATCATTCGAAAACAGCACACAGATAGCAGGAGACTCTCTCTACCGTGTACCCTTTGACGAAGCCCTGTCTTCCTTTCCGGCCATGCAGGCCGATACCGTGCTGATGCCGGTACTTTGCATCAATACTACCCGCATGCAGGACGGTAATCCCGGCGTGGTCACCAACCTGCAGCTCAACGCTGATGTATTCAACAGCCGGGTAGATGTGCTCAGCCTGCTCCGTCATGATTCTGATATCACCATCACTTCCGGAGCATTACTGGGCGCACGTTTTCCCTATCTCAGCCCTGCCGGCAGGATACAGGACCAGTACTTCGTGGACGGCGGTTATTTTGACAACTCAGGCGCCGGTATCATTCAGGAAATCATCCGTGGCATCATCAACATCGGAGAGGATGACCGGCATCAGCATGGCGACACCAGCCGTTTGTATCAACAGATCAGCCATCTTCACTTTAAAGTGCTGCACATTACCAACAGCGCCGTCATTCCCGGCGAAGACCACTTCAGGTCTGTAGCCCCGGTGATCAACGACCTCTTCGCACCGGTGTTTACCGTGGCAGGCGCCTATGGTATGCAAACTACGGTCAACGATAAACGCTTAATACATTATATCAGTGATATCAACGACTACTACTACAAAAGAGCATCGTATATACAGATACCACTGTACAAAGACAGCCTAGAATGGCAGCATGACCCGTTAAGAGAAAGGTTCCCCAAAGGAGAACCTTCCTATACCATGAACTGGTGCATGTCGGACACGACCATCCGGCGGATCAATCAGCGACTGAAAAACAACACCGCTTTAACCGCAATTATCAATGACATGAAAAAATAA
- a CDS encoding RNA polymerase sigma factor yields MDHGNEKQWLLSVASGDERSFRQLVQQYWPQVYGTALRLTRSPEQAKDLSQDIFLKLWNNRSKLSEVDNAGTFIYVCARNLIMDFLEKKVLRTDNLDTLAGHLEEDPFRNAQATLEYKELEYTLTKAIEHLPSKVKEVFILHRFKGLSHPQIAQQLNISVVSSQTYIVRALRSIREYLERHPKRIFTLLVLLTAFF; encoded by the coding sequence TTGGACCACGGTAATGAAAAACAATGGTTGCTCTCTGTTGCCAGCGGGGATGAACGCAGCTTCCGGCAGCTCGTGCAGCAGTACTGGCCGCAGGTATACGGTACAGCCCTGCGGCTGACCCGTTCCCCCGAACAGGCCAAAGACCTGTCCCAGGACATCTTCCTCAAACTATGGAACAACCGTAGCAAACTTTCCGAGGTAGACAACGCCGGTACCTTCATTTATGTATGTGCCCGTAACCTGATCATGGACTTCCTTGAGAAAAAGGTATTACGTACTGACAACCTCGATACCCTCGCCGGCCACCTGGAAGAAGATCCTTTCCGCAACGCACAGGCCACCCTCGAATACAAAGAGCTGGAATATACACTGACAAAAGCCATCGAGCACCTGCCCTCCAAAGTGAAAGAGGTGTTTATCCTTCACCGGTTCAAGGGATTAAGCCATCCGCAGATAGCCCAACAACTGAATATCTCCGTAGTGAGTTCACAGACCTATATTGTAAGAGCCCTCCGGAGTATCCGGGAATACCTCGAACGCCATCCGAAACGGATTTTCACATTGCTCGTGCTGCTGACCGCTTTTTTTTAA